One segment of Yersinia kristensenii DNA contains the following:
- the queF gene encoding NADPH-dependent 7-cyano-7-deazaguanine reductase QueF (Catalyzes the NADPH-dependent reduction of 7-cyano-7-deazaguanine (preQ0) to 7-aminomethyl-7-deazaguanine (preQ1) in queuosine biosynthesis) yields the protein MSSYQDHKALAELTLGKPTAYRDHYDVTLLQAVPRSMNREPLGLYPDNLPFHGADIWTLYELSWLNSKGLPQVAVGEISLNADSANLIESKSFKLYLNSFNQTTFADWESVQTTLQRDLSACAQGDVSVRLYRLDEIAHQPIANFTGECLDQQDIRIDNYEFNADYLHGAAGNHYVKESLVSHLLKSNCLITHQPDWGSVQISYSGPQINREALLRYLVSFRHHNEFHEQCVERIFNDIMHFCRPETLSVYARYTRRGGLDINPWRSNTDFVPSTGRLARQ from the coding sequence ATGTCTTCATATCAAGACCACAAGGCTCTGGCGGAACTGACGCTAGGCAAACCGACTGCATACCGCGATCACTATGACGTAACCTTATTACAGGCCGTGCCACGCAGCATGAACCGCGAACCTCTCGGCTTATATCCGGATAACCTGCCTTTTCATGGCGCGGATATCTGGACGTTGTATGAGCTGTCCTGGCTAAACAGTAAGGGCTTACCACAAGTTGCTGTGGGTGAAATTAGCCTAAATGCTGATAGTGCTAATCTCATTGAATCAAAGAGTTTTAAGCTTTATCTCAACAGTTTTAACCAAACCACTTTTGCGGATTGGGAAAGTGTACAAACCACTTTGCAGCGGGATTTATCCGCCTGTGCTCAAGGGGATGTCAGTGTCAGGCTATACCGCCTGGATGAAATAGCACATCAACCGATTGCCAATTTCACGGGGGAATGTCTGGACCAACAAGATATTCGCATTGATAACTATGAGTTCAACGCCGATTATCTGCACGGCGCTGCGGGTAATCATTACGTTAAAGAGAGTCTGGTCAGCCACTTGCTTAAGTCCAACTGCTTGATAACTCACCAACCGGACTGGGGGTCAGTCCAAATCAGCTACAGCGGCCCACAGATTAACCGGGAAGCCCTACTCCGCTATCTGGTCTCTTTCCGCCATCACAATGAGTTTCACGAGCAATGTGTCGAGCGCATTTTCAATGACATAATGCATTTTTGTCGGCCAGAAACATTGTCTGTCTATGCGCGTTATACTCGTCGCGGAGGGCTGGATATTAATCCCTGGCGTTCCAATACTGATTTTGTGCCATCAACTGGCCGCCTTGCACGGCAATAA
- the syd gene encoding SecY-interacting protein gives MDQNVSTALKSFTQRYIDLWQQQTGRPPASEELYGVPSPCNIETEDNQVFWLPQPFAADANLTNIERALEIQLHPDIHEFYTQQYAGDMKADLGDHRFTLLQVWSEDDFIRLQENLIGHLVTQKRLKLSPTLFLATTESDMTMASLCNVTGNVVLEEFGSGKRTLLASTLTHFLDALRPVFPE, from the coding sequence ATGGATCAGAACGTTTCAACGGCACTCAAGAGCTTTACTCAACGTTATATTGATTTATGGCAGCAACAAACCGGGCGACCACCAGCCAGTGAGGAACTGTATGGCGTTCCTTCTCCGTGCAATATAGAAACTGAGGATAATCAGGTGTTTTGGTTACCACAACCTTTTGCCGCGGACGCCAATCTTACTAATATTGAACGGGCACTGGAGATTCAGCTTCACCCCGATATTCATGAGTTTTATACCCAGCAATATGCCGGCGATATGAAAGCAGATTTAGGTGATCACCGCTTTACCTTGCTGCAAGTCTGGAGTGAAGATGATTTTATCCGTTTACAGGAGAATCTCATTGGCCATTTGGTAACACAAAAAAGGCTAAAACTCTCACCGACCCTGTTTTTGGCGACAACAGAATCAGATATGACCATGGCCTCATTGTGTAATGTCACTGGTAATGTGGTATTAGAGGAGTTTGGTAGCGGAAAACGTACATTACTGGCATCAACTCTCACTCATTTTTTGGATGCATTACGGCCAGTATTTCCTGAATAA